The following proteins are encoded in a genomic region of Periophthalmus magnuspinnatus isolate fPerMag1 chromosome 23, fPerMag1.2.pri, whole genome shotgun sequence:
- the LOC117391919 gene encoding metal transporter CNNM3, giving the protein MVASLAGLRFLLMILLLYGIRLGACDLEAPLVVGLRLEDPESLVCMKDRIISAPHGSTFRLRLFGTNLNGSWPWVSFAGAAGGAALAVEDAPDPCEKESNRQGSSFRLSGKFVQDEKHSGVITVQVLKTSASDEASTSGQTYHHLCVLSSGIWASVGPDRLRVQTESSLPPDYIPPWALAVLVVLMLLFCAVLRTLHFSLLWLDPVELYVLHSCGSEEEKRTAKRLEPVRRRGNFMTCSLLFLCALGCSVLAVLLYRALGSTVSAVFTSGFLIFFIVELVPHIVCSGYGFQLAPALTWLAQVSMVLTCPLSCPLGLILDLVLRRDISTCGIREKVMEMVRTNVNDPYSEFVKEEFSRGTLRTKTVEDILTPLKDCFMLPSSAVLDFSTMSEIMQCGYTRVPIYEEERSNIVEILYVKDLALVDPDDCTPMTTITKFYNHPLHFVFNDTKLDAMLEEFKKGNSHMAIVQKVNNEGEGDPFYEVLGLVTLEDVIEEIIKSEILDESDGYLDRKVKRPLAPLEIPLEPRSAHEEFSLFKPPEGEPKIRTSPQLLLATHRFLSREVEHFSPARVSEKVLFHLLRHPSVNQEVHFDPSNRLSPSHYLYTRNHPVDYFILLLQGRVEVEIGKEGLKFENGAFTYYGVSALTLPSSVHQSPVSTQRQSPRDPFEPGDATSPSSYCPDYTVRALTDLQLIRVTRLQYLNALMTSRVGQSPDPPEIKILPNSQTKLLNDRNTTQGSSRAQESSTEEEAVG; this is encoded by the exons ATGGTGGCCAGCTTGGCAGGTCTACGGTTCCTGTTGATGATATTGTTGCTTTACGGGATCAGGTTGGGTGCCTGCGACCTAGAAGCCCCGCTGGTAGTGGGGCTGCGACTGGAAGACCCCGAATCGTTAGTGTGCATGAAAGATCGGATAATTTCGGCCCCTCATGGATCTACCTTCAGGTTGCGTCTGTTTGGGACTAACCTGAATGGGAGTTGGCCGTGGGTCTCGTTCGCAGGGGCGGCTGGGGGAGCTGCATTGGCCGTGGAAGATGCGCCTGACCCGTGCGAGAAGGAATCAAACAGACAAGGGTCCTCTTTCCGGTTGAGTGGAAAGTTTGTGCAGGACGAGAAGCACAGCGGTGTTATAACGGTACAGGTACTCAAGACGAGCGCATCAGATGAAGCATCGACCAGTGGCCAGACATACCACCACCTCTGTGTCCTGAGCAGCGGGATCTGGGCATCTGTTGGCCCAGACAGGCTGCGGGTACAAACCGAGAGCTCTCTACCGCCAGATTACATCCCTCCCTGGGCACTGGCGGTACTGGTGGTATTGATGCTCCTCTTCTGCGCGGTGCTCAGGACTCTGCACTTCAGTCTACTTTGGCTAGATCCCGTTGAGCTCTATGTTCTTCACAGCTGTGGCTCTGAAGAGGAAAAACGGACCGCCAAGCGCCTGGAGCCTGTCAGACGGAGGGGAAACTTTATG ACGTGCTCCTTGCTGTTTCTCTGTGCGCTTGGATGTTCGGTGCTGGCTGTGCTCCTCTACAGAGCACTGGGCTCAACTGTCTCGGCAGTTTTCACCAGTGGCTTCCTCatcttttttattgttgaattGGTGCCTCACATTGTATGCTCTGGTTATGGATTCCAATTAGCTCCTGCTCTCACCTGGCTGGCCCAGGTGTCAATGGTGCTCACCTGCCCCCTGTCTTGTCCCCTGGGGCTCATCTTGGACCTAGTTCTGAGGAGAGACATCAGCACCtgcgggatcagggagaaggtCATGGAGATGGTGCGAACAAATGTCAATGACCCTTATAG TGAGTTTGTGAAAGAGGAATTTAGTCGTGGGACACTGCGCACTAAAACAGTGGAGGACATCCTGACTCCTTTAAAAGACTGCTTCATGCTTCCCAGTTCTGCTGTGCTGGACTTTTCCACCATGTCGGAGATAATGCAGTGTGGTTACACCCGTGTACCCATAtatgaggaggagag gTCCAACATTGTGGAAATACTTTATGTGAAAGACTTGGCTCTAGTGGACCCAGATGACTGTACACCCATGACGACAATTACCAAGTTCTACAATCATCCACTGCACTTTGTCTTTAATGACACCAAACTGGATGCCATGTTGGAGGAGTTCAAGAAAG GCAACTCTCACATGGCCATTGTCCAGAAGGTCAATAATGAAGGGGAGGGCGATCCTTTTTATGAGGTGCTGGGACTGGTCACTTTAGAGGACGTCATTGAAGAGATCATCAAATCAGAGATCTTAGATGAGTCTGATGGTTATT TAGACAGAAAGGTGAAGCGCCCACTTGCCCCGCTGGAGATTCCATTAGAGCCACGGAGTGCCCATGAGGAGTTCTCTCTCTTTAAGCCTCCCGAAGGGGAACCCAAGATCCGCACTTCTCCACAGCTACTTCTGGCTACTCACCGCTTCCTATCCAGAG AAGTAGAGCACTTCAGCCCCGCACGTGTCTCAGAGAAGGTCTTGTTTCATCTCCTCCGTCATCCCAGTGTCAACCAAGAAGTGCACTTTGACCCCAGCAATCGACTCAGCCCAAGCCACTATCTCTACACAAGAAACCATCCTGTGGATTACTTCATTCTACTACTACAg GGCCGAGTGGAGGTAGAGATTGGCAAAGAAGGGTTGAAGTTTGAAAATGGTGCATTTACATACTATGGCGTGTCTGCTCTCACATTGCCATCTTCTG TGCATCAATCTCCCGTCTCAACACAGCGTCAATCTCCCAGGGATCCTTTTGAGCCAGGAGATGCCACAAGTCCTTCTAGCTATTGTCCAGACTACACTGTTCGAGCACTGACAGACCTACAACTCATACGG GTTACTCGTCTACAGTATCTGAATGCTCTTATGACGTCCCGTGTTGGTCAGAGTCCAGACCCTCCAGAGATTAAGATCCTCCCCAACAGTCAGACCAAGCTGCTCAATgacagaaacacaacacaag GCAGCAGTAGAGCGCAGGAGAGCTCCACAGAAGAGGAGGCTGTTGGGTAG